Proteins co-encoded in one Heptranchias perlo isolate sHepPer1 chromosome 9, sHepPer1.hap1, whole genome shotgun sequence genomic window:
- the LOC137325273 gene encoding tetraspanin-1 isoform X1 yields the protein MKIAELLGPWKHYVKEDNYYRTHDVFTFQMRMGCFTFVKVIMVLFNLIIFLAGGALLGVGIWVSVDGSSFIKVIGPVSSQAMQFVNIGYFCIAIGAVLVLLGFLGCCGAQKESKCLLIMFFAIVLIIFIAEIAAAVVALVYSSFAESLLRAWVTPVLKNDYGRQTDVTGIWNTTMSELKCCGFTNYTDFYDSYYFTQHNRTFPSYCCNSTICNEAAAVVSNVQGCFQQLFDILKENANIVGGIAAGICALEIAAMVVSMYLYCKIDGKTEI from the exons ATGAAGATCGCTGAACTATTAGGACCATGGAAGCATTATGTCAAGGAAGACAACTACTATCGGACACATGAT GTCTTTACTTTTCAAATGAGAATGGGGTGCTTTACATTTGTGAAGGTTATCATGGTCCTATTCAATCTCATCATCTTT CTTGCCGGAGGAGCCCTGTTAGGTGTTGGAATATGGGTTAGTGTGGATGGAAGCTCTTTCATAAAAGTCATTGGCCCTGTATCTTCTCAAGCAATGCAATTTGTCAACATTGGTTACTTCTGCATAGCAATCGGTGCTGTGTTAGTTCTTCTTGGATTTTTGGGATGTTGTGGAGCGCAGAAGGAAAGCAAGTGTCTGCTAATAATG TTCTTTGCCATTGTTCTGATCATCTTTATTGCCGAGATTGCTGCTGCAGTTGTGGCTTTGGTATATTCTTCTTTT GCAGAAAGTCTTCTTCGAGCATGGGTTACTCCAGTACTGAAGAATGACTATGGCAGACAAACTGATGTGACTGGCATCTGGAATACTACAATGAGTGAA CTGAAGTGTTGTGGTTTTACCAACTACACAGATTTTTATGATTCATATTACTTCACTCAGCACAACCGGACCTTTCCATCATACTGTTGCAATTCAACTATTTGTAATGAAGCTGCAGCAGTTGTAAGCAATGTACAG GGATGCTTTCAGCAACTGTTTGACATTTTGAAAGAGAATGCTAACATTGTTGGTGGGATTGCAGCAGGGATCTGTGCACTGGAG ATTGCTGCAATGGTGGTGTCTATGTACCTGTACTGTAAGATCGATGGGAAGACTGAAATATGA
- the LOC137325273 gene encoding tetraspanin-1 isoform X2 encodes MRMGCFTFVKVIMVLFNLIIFLAGGALLGVGIWVSVDGSSFIKVIGPVSSQAMQFVNIGYFCIAIGAVLVLLGFLGCCGAQKESKCLLIMFFAIVLIIFIAEIAAAVVALVYSSFAESLLRAWVTPVLKNDYGRQTDVTGIWNTTMSELKCCGFTNYTDFYDSYYFTQHNRTFPSYCCNSTICNEAAAVVSNVQGCFQQLFDILKENANIVGGIAAGICALEIAAMVVSMYLYCKIDGKTEI; translated from the exons ATGAGAATGGGGTGCTTTACATTTGTGAAGGTTATCATGGTCCTATTCAATCTCATCATCTTT CTTGCCGGAGGAGCCCTGTTAGGTGTTGGAATATGGGTTAGTGTGGATGGAAGCTCTTTCATAAAAGTCATTGGCCCTGTATCTTCTCAAGCAATGCAATTTGTCAACATTGGTTACTTCTGCATAGCAATCGGTGCTGTGTTAGTTCTTCTTGGATTTTTGGGATGTTGTGGAGCGCAGAAGGAAAGCAAGTGTCTGCTAATAATG TTCTTTGCCATTGTTCTGATCATCTTTATTGCCGAGATTGCTGCTGCAGTTGTGGCTTTGGTATATTCTTCTTTT GCAGAAAGTCTTCTTCGAGCATGGGTTACTCCAGTACTGAAGAATGACTATGGCAGACAAACTGATGTGACTGGCATCTGGAATACTACAATGAGTGAA CTGAAGTGTTGTGGTTTTACCAACTACACAGATTTTTATGATTCATATTACTTCACTCAGCACAACCGGACCTTTCCATCATACTGTTGCAATTCAACTATTTGTAATGAAGCTGCAGCAGTTGTAAGCAATGTACAG GGATGCTTTCAGCAACTGTTTGACATTTTGAAAGAGAATGCTAACATTGTTGGTGGGATTGCAGCAGGGATCTGTGCACTGGAG ATTGCTGCAATGGTGGTGTCTATGTACCTGTACTGTAAGATCGATGGGAAGACTGAAATATGA